In Bacillus sp. SM2101, a single genomic region encodes these proteins:
- a CDS encoding M23 family metallopeptidase → MNFVQRISMVLLIIFAILFTETYVVHAEEKNVQQTYNERMGLYKKFEAVTQIPWYYLAAVDQYERNVRRIRRDIPDDEGIIGVYINSDMWTGPLNPNKADQDLYSIQLFGGIGMDGDGDGLADQQNGEDVLYTFTQHFLASGTDHESIKIALWDYYKRDISVDVILSHAKLYQTYGNLDLTQHAFPVSLNSNYSYRSTWGYARSWGGRRSHEGTDIFANYGTPVRSTCYGVVEIKGWNRLGGWRIGIRDISNTYHYYAHLNGFADNIKVGQVVEPGQVIGSVGSTGYGPPGTAGKFPPHLHYGMYKDNGNIEWSFDPYPHLKAWERQERNK, encoded by the coding sequence ATGAATTTCGTGCAACGTATTTCTATGGTATTATTAATCATTTTTGCAATCCTTTTTACTGAAACGTATGTCGTTCATGCTGAGGAAAAAAATGTACAACAAACTTACAATGAACGAATGGGACTATACAAGAAATTTGAAGCAGTCACACAAATCCCGTGGTATTATTTAGCAGCTGTTGATCAATATGAACGTAATGTACGACGAATTAGGAGGGACATTCCTGATGACGAAGGAATTATAGGTGTTTATATTAATTCAGATATGTGGACAGGTCCCTTAAATCCAAACAAAGCTGATCAAGATCTCTATTCCATTCAATTATTTGGCGGCATAGGAATGGACGGTGATGGTGATGGTTTAGCTGATCAGCAAAACGGGGAAGATGTTCTATATACCTTTACTCAACACTTTTTAGCTAGTGGAACAGACCATGAAAGTATTAAAATTGCATTGTGGGATTATTATAAACGTGATATATCTGTTGATGTAATATTAAGTCATGCCAAATTGTATCAAACATATGGGAACCTAGATCTTACTCAACACGCATTTCCTGTATCTTTAAATAGTAATTACAGTTATAGAAGTACTTGGGGATACGCTAGGAGTTGGGGAGGCAGACGAAGCCACGAAGGAACTGATATTTTTGCTAATTATGGAACACCTGTACGCTCTACATGTTATGGAGTTGTTGAAATCAAGGGGTGGAATAGGCTAGGTGGCTGGAGGATAGGGATCCGTGACATTTCTAACACGTATCATTACTACGCACATTTAAATGGTTTTGCAGATAATATTAAGGTTGGTCAAGTTGTAGAACCAGGTCAGGTCATCGGCTCTGTCGGTAGCACTGGTTATGGACCACCAGGAACTGCTGGAAAATTCCCTCCTCATTTGCATTATGGAATGTATAAAGACAATGGAAACATCGAATGGTCATTTGATCCATATCCACATTTAAAAGCATGGGAACGACAAGAACGAAATAAGTAA
- a CDS encoding methionine/alanine import family NSS transporter small subunit, which translates to MDGSAIVMMVLGILIIWGGLAASVTNAVIKAKKK; encoded by the coding sequence ATGGATGGTAGTGCAATCGTAATGATGGTCCTAGGTATTCTTATCATTTGGGGAGGTTTAGCAGCAAGTGTAACAAATGCTGTTATAAAAGCGAAGAAAAAATAA
- a CDS encoding sodium-dependent transporter, whose amino-acid sequence MDNRPQWGTRAGFILAAVGSAIGLGNIWRFPATAYENGGGAFFLPYLFALITAGIPLLVMEFTIGHKYRGSAPLSYAKVSKGSEWLGWWQVAIAFVISTYYSVIIAWAMSYTVFAFNLGWGDKPVDFLVGDYLQVTDAGSFGSLVPGVLIPLIIVWVVTLGVLFAGVKKGIEIANKIFIPALVVLFLIIVIRAVTLDGAITGLNAFFKPDWSALSDGTVWVAAYGQIFFSLSIAFAIMITYSSYLPKKSDITNNAFITGFSNSSFELLAGIGVFSVLGFLATAQGASVDEVVSGGVGLAFMVFPEIINSFPALNEVFGVLFFGSLVLAGLSSLISITETYIAAVQDKFKLSRTAAVFFAGGLSAVISLVFATQGGLNFLDVADAFINNFGVALAGLFEVILVAWIARDLKNLQNHANAISDIKLGLWWKVCLGVITPVVLGYMMFENLKTNLISEYGDYPREFIFNWGWTVAIGAMLIGVIFTFKKWDSKALQVKKDKEVSG is encoded by the coding sequence ATGGATAATCGTCCACAGTGGGGAACGCGTGCTGGGTTTATTTTAGCAGCAGTAGGTTCAGCAATCGGCCTAGGTAATATTTGGCGCTTCCCAGCAACAGCGTATGAAAATGGAGGAGGAGCATTCTTTTTACCGTACTTATTCGCATTAATAACTGCCGGTATTCCACTTCTTGTTATGGAATTTACAATCGGCCATAAATATCGTGGCTCAGCCCCTCTATCATATGCAAAAGTAAGTAAAGGCTCAGAATGGCTTGGTTGGTGGCAGGTTGCAATAGCCTTTGTCATTTCAACGTATTATTCTGTTATCATTGCCTGGGCAATGAGCTATACTGTATTTGCCTTTAACCTAGGCTGGGGGGATAAACCAGTTGACTTTTTAGTAGGTGATTATCTACAAGTTACAGACGCAGGAAGCTTTGGAAGTCTTGTTCCAGGAGTCCTTATTCCTTTAATTATCGTCTGGGTTGTAACATTAGGGGTATTATTTGCGGGAGTTAAAAAAGGTATTGAGATTGCGAATAAAATTTTCATTCCAGCACTCGTAGTATTATTTTTAATTATCGTTATCCGTGCAGTTACTCTTGATGGAGCAATTACAGGTCTTAACGCGTTCTTTAAGCCTGATTGGAGTGCTCTTTCCGATGGTACAGTTTGGGTCGCAGCATACGGACAAATTTTCTTCAGTTTATCTATTGCGTTCGCGATCATGATTACTTATTCTAGTTACCTTCCGAAAAAATCGGATATTACAAACAACGCATTTATTACAGGGTTCAGTAACTCATCATTTGAATTATTAGCTGGTATTGGAGTATTTAGTGTATTAGGGTTTTTGGCTACAGCTCAAGGTGCTTCTGTTGATGAAGTAGTTAGTGGTGGAGTTGGCTTAGCCTTTATGGTATTCCCTGAAATAATTAACTCGTTCCCAGCATTGAACGAAGTGTTCGGAGTATTGTTCTTCGGATCATTAGTACTTGCAGGATTATCATCATTAATATCAATTACTGAGACGTACATTGCTGCTGTACAAGATAAGTTTAAATTGTCGAGAACAGCTGCTGTATTTTTTGCTGGAGGTCTTTCAGCGGTTATCTCATTGGTTTTTGCAACACAAGGTGGATTGAATTTCCTTGATGTAGCAGATGCATTCATTAATAACTTCGGTGTAGCATTAGCAGGATTGTTTGAAGTTATATTAGTCGCTTGGATTGCAAGAGATTTGAAAAATCTTCAAAATCATGCAAATGCCATTTCAGATATCAAGCTAGGTCTATGGTGGAAAGTTTGTTTAGGAGTTATTACTCCAGTCGTATTAGGATATATGATGTTTGAGAACTTAAAGACGAACCTGATATCAGAATATGGAGACTATCCAAGAGAATTCATTTTTAATTGGGGTTGGACAGTTGCGATAGGTGCAATGCTTATTGGTGTCATATTCACATTTAAAAAATGGGATAGTAAAGCTTTACAAGTGAAAAAAGATAAGGAGGTATCTGGGTAA
- a CDS encoding Na+/H+ antiporter NhaC family protein produces the protein MSGTIYSLIPPLLAILMVIVTRRVLLSLGVGILSAALLLHEFSITEAGKSMWGSFSAIFVSDGALNTWNVYIIFFLLLLGLITAFISISGGSRAFGEWALKRVKTRVGAHLVTAFLGIIIFIDDYFNSLAVGQVSRPLTDRHRISRAKLAYLIDSTSAPICVVSPVSSWGAYIIGIIGTILAAHSVADITPFAAFVQMIPMNFYVISAIAMVFIVSIYNVNLGAMKTHEQRAVDSGNVVDPDKKEVPGELKENLPVSDKGSVWDLVLPILALIVGVVVAMIWTGWANVAEGTAVTALAIFENTDVTGSLLYGGLFGLLVTLIMFIRQATISQKISFELIPKGIVEGIKSMLPAIWILLLAWMIVDLIGQLETGVYLAGLVESSNLNIGMIPVIMFLLAGIMAFSTGTSWGTFGLMLPIAGQIAATVDITILLPAMSAVLAGSVFGDHCSPISDTTILSSTGAGSHHIDHVLTQLPYAIIAAVVASIGYLVLGFTNSTLIGLTVVLLMLVGIFIFAKQKQSSSSQAVNAAYNNK, from the coding sequence ATGAGTGGAACAATTTATTCGCTAATTCCACCACTGTTGGCAATCCTTATGGTTATTGTCACGAGAAGAGTTTTACTTTCACTAGGGGTAGGGATTTTGTCTGCTGCTCTACTTCTTCATGAATTCTCTATTACCGAAGCTGGTAAGTCAATGTGGGGTAGTTTTTCAGCAATCTTTGTATCAGACGGAGCTCTTAATACTTGGAATGTGTATATTATTTTCTTTTTACTATTATTAGGATTAATTACTGCATTTATTTCTATTTCAGGTGGTAGTAGAGCTTTCGGAGAGTGGGCATTAAAACGTGTAAAAACTAGAGTAGGGGCACATCTAGTTACTGCATTTTTAGGGATTATTATATTTATTGATGATTATTTCAACAGCTTGGCAGTAGGACAAGTGAGCAGACCCCTTACAGATCGTCATCGCATCTCTCGAGCAAAGCTAGCTTATTTGATCGATTCGACTTCGGCGCCGATATGTGTAGTATCTCCTGTATCAAGTTGGGGAGCATACATTATCGGTATAATTGGTACGATCCTAGCGGCACATAGTGTTGCAGATATAACACCGTTTGCTGCATTTGTACAAATGATTCCGATGAATTTTTACGTTATCTCAGCGATAGCAATGGTGTTTATAGTTAGCATTTATAATGTTAATTTAGGTGCTATGAAAACGCATGAGCAAAGAGCTGTTGATTCTGGGAATGTTGTTGACCCAGACAAAAAAGAAGTACCTGGTGAATTGAAAGAAAATTTACCTGTGAGTGACAAAGGCTCAGTTTGGGATTTAGTACTTCCTATTTTAGCTTTAATTGTAGGTGTAGTCGTAGCGATGATTTGGACAGGTTGGGCAAATGTTGCTGAGGGAACTGCTGTTACTGCACTAGCTATATTTGAAAATACAGATGTAACGGGTTCATTGTTATATGGTGGTTTATTCGGTCTGTTAGTTACTTTAATTATGTTTATAAGACAGGCTACGATTTCTCAAAAAATATCTTTTGAATTAATTCCGAAAGGTATTGTTGAAGGGATTAAATCAATGCTTCCTGCAATTTGGATCTTATTATTAGCATGGATGATTGTTGATTTAATTGGCCAATTAGAAACAGGTGTATATTTAGCGGGACTTGTGGAAAGTTCGAACTTAAATATTGGTATGATACCAGTTATTATGTTTCTGCTTGCTGGTATTATGGCGTTTTCTACTGGTACATCATGGGGAACGTTCGGGTTAATGCTTCCAATTGCTGGACAAATTGCGGCTACAGTAGATATAACAATATTACTTCCAGCTATGTCTGCTGTCTTAGCTGGCTCAGTATTTGGAGACCATTGTTCACCGATTTCAGATACGACGATTTTATCTTCAACAGGAGCTGGAAGTCATCATATTGATCATGTTTTAACGCAGCTTCCATATGCTATCATTGCAGCAGTAGTAGCTTCGATTGGATATTTAGTATTAGGATTTACGAATAGTACGTTAATAGGGTTAACTGTTGTACTCTTAATGTTAGTTGGTATATTTATTTTTGCCAAGCAGAAACAAAGTAGTAGTTCTCAGGCTGTAAATGCCGCATACAATAATAAATAG
- the yunB gene encoding sporulation protein YunB produces the protein MSLYNRRFRKKGPLPFRYVFLLTFVFFIFSTATGLWIINKGITPTLMDVAEKESERIATLVINNAVNKQIKEGMETEGLTNNVTTDEDGYIYITNINTGVINSISAQITNRVQQNLAKVRKGKVNELEVPDVDIETEGDEEGNGVIFNIPLGQATNNALLGNLGPSIPVLFYMVGSVKPNVIYEMEPWGINNVLLIVKVELEVNVQVVIPFATETVPVKTDVILDSKVFQGKVPDFYNGGGDTQPSIEIPMN, from the coding sequence TTGTCACTATACAACCGCCGTTTTCGAAAAAAAGGGCCGCTACCCTTTCGGTATGTTTTTTTATTAACGTTTGTCTTTTTTATCTTTTCTACTGCTACTGGTTTATGGATTATTAATAAGGGAATAACACCGACATTGATGGATGTGGCTGAGAAAGAATCAGAACGAATTGCTACATTAGTCATAAATAATGCAGTAAATAAGCAGATCAAAGAAGGAATGGAGACTGAAGGACTAACTAATAATGTAACTACAGATGAGGATGGCTATATTTATATTACTAACATCAATACTGGCGTTATTAATAGTATATCAGCACAAATAACAAATAGGGTTCAACAAAACCTTGCGAAAGTACGGAAAGGCAAGGTAAATGAACTAGAGGTACCAGATGTAGATATCGAAACAGAAGGTGATGAAGAGGGTAACGGTGTTATCTTTAATATACCACTAGGGCAAGCAACTAATAATGCCTTGTTAGGTAATTTAGGACCGTCCATACCAGTTCTTTTTTATATGGTTGGTAGTGTGAAGCCCAATGTAATATATGAAATGGAGCCATGGGGGATTAATAATGTGTTACTAATTGTGAAAGTAGAATTAGAGGTAAATGTGCAGGTTGTCATCCCGTTTGCTACTGAAACAGTTCCAGTAAAAACAGATGTCATATTAGATAGTAAAGTCTTTCAAGGTAAAGTACCTGATTTTTATAATGGCGGTGGCGATACTCAACCTTCTATTGAAATTCCTATGAATTAA
- a CDS encoding HD-GYP domain-containing protein, protein MRLVSVDSIHQGTKLAKPIYNDFGQTLINNDIELTNRMIQRLKQLGITFVYINDNRTNDINPKQAISIDLRKEAIKEIEHTFLEVKNPKQFLKSPAFYEASQRFKKIVNQLLQELKSNRNLFTLLADIFSYEHYIFNHSLNVTMYSLAIGLELNLTNKELETIGIGALFHDIGKLMVPKNILLKPGKLTYEEFEELKKHTEYGFDALRKIDTIPLVAAHCAYQHHERLDGSGYPRGIKGNEIHYLARLIAVADVFDAVASNRVYRKAMLPHEGLEILYAGSGTQFEKNIVEAFRKAVAIYPDGLGVVLSDGRKGIVAKQNPNSSDRPIIRILEEKGQILTYPYDINLSKELHIVIVDCEMRTFTSNKEKLIPKF, encoded by the coding sequence ATGAGACTAGTATCAGTAGATTCAATACATCAAGGCACGAAATTAGCTAAGCCTATATACAATGATTTTGGACAAACCTTGATAAATAATGATATTGAGTTAACTAACCGAATGATTCAACGATTAAAACAGTTAGGTATAACTTTTGTATACATAAATGATAACCGAACAAATGATATTAACCCAAAACAAGCAATTTCTATCGATTTACGGAAGGAAGCCATAAAAGAAATTGAACATACATTTTTAGAGGTTAAAAATCCAAAACAATTTTTGAAATCACCAGCATTTTATGAAGCTTCACAACGTTTCAAAAAAATTGTTAATCAATTACTTCAAGAATTAAAGTCAAATAGAAATTTATTCACACTTTTAGCAGACATTTTTTCGTATGAACACTATATTTTTAACCACTCGTTAAATGTAACAATGTATTCGCTAGCGATTGGTCTAGAATTGAATTTAACAAATAAAGAGTTAGAGACAATTGGTATTGGTGCATTATTTCATGATATTGGGAAATTAATGGTACCTAAGAATATATTACTTAAGCCAGGTAAGTTAACATATGAAGAATTTGAAGAATTGAAGAAGCATACGGAATATGGATTTGATGCACTTCGCAAGATTGATACAATACCTTTGGTAGCAGCTCACTGCGCATATCAACATCATGAAAGGCTAGATGGATCTGGATATCCAAGGGGCATAAAAGGAAATGAAATTCACTACCTTGCACGACTCATCGCTGTCGCTGATGTTTTTGATGCAGTAGCATCTAATCGTGTATATCGAAAGGCTATGCTTCCCCATGAAGGATTGGAGATTTTATATGCTGGATCTGGAACTCAATTTGAAAAAAATATTGTAGAAGCTTTCCGCAAAGCTGTAGCGATTTACCCAGATGGTTTAGGTGTTGTTTTAAGTGATGGTCGAAAAGGTATTGTGGCAAAACAAAACCCAAATAGTAGTGATCGTCCAATTATTCGTATACTAGAAGAAAAAGGGCAAATTCTCACTTATCCGTATGATATTAATTTAAGTAAAGAGTTGCACATTGTTATCGTTGATTGTGAAATGCGAACATTTACAAGTAATAAGGAGAAATTAATACCAAAATTCTAG
- a CDS encoding DUF1805 domain-containing protein produces the protein MITMTPIIIENQQFTAITVKLPKTNFMAVTNDKGYIMCGALDVALLNEKLKERGIIAGRAVGVRTIEQLLEAPLESVTLGAEKLGIVSGMKGKEALLKME, from the coding sequence ATGATAACAATGACACCAATCATAATTGAAAATCAACAATTTACTGCCATTACTGTAAAGCTTCCTAAGACGAATTTCATGGCAGTAACGAATGATAAAGGGTATATAATGTGTGGTGCGCTTGATGTAGCCTTGCTTAATGAAAAGCTGAAAGAAAGAGGAATCATAGCTGGAAGAGCAGTCGGGGTAAGGACAATTGAACAATTACTAGAAGCACCTTTAGAATCGGTAACACTCGGAGCAGAAAAGCTAGGCATTGTAAGTGGCATGAAAGGAAAAGAAGCGCTTTTAAAGATGGAGTAG
- a CDS encoding DUF72 domain-containing protein, whose translation MIYIGLTGWGDHDSLYPNKASSRDKLHHYSAHFPIVELDASFYAIQPLQNMEKWANETPNSFQFIVKAYQGMTRHLRGKVPFNNIEEMFNDFRESLIPLIERKKLGMVLFQFPPWFDCKKEHVDYLRYCRERMQEIPCALEFRHQSWFIDHYRHKTIQFMIQEGWIHSICDEPQAGEGSIPTILNTTNEQKTLVRFHGRNVHGWNKPSSSNWREIRYLYRYNDVELEQWIKNLHQLKKNSENIYVLFNNNSGGDAADNAKQLISMLEIQYNGLSSKQLDLF comes from the coding sequence ATGATTTACATCGGTCTTACAGGCTGGGGTGATCACGATAGTTTATATCCAAACAAGGCTTCCTCACGTGATAAGCTACATCATTATAGTGCTCATTTTCCAATCGTAGAGCTAGATGCGTCCTTTTATGCCATTCAACCACTACAAAATATGGAGAAGTGGGCAAATGAAACACCGAATTCCTTTCAATTTATTGTTAAAGCATATCAAGGGATGACTAGGCATTTACGAGGGAAAGTACCATTTAATAACATAGAAGAGATGTTTAATGACTTTAGAGAATCGCTGATACCTTTAATAGAAAGAAAAAAACTCGGTATGGTGCTATTTCAATTTCCGCCTTGGTTTGATTGTAAAAAGGAGCATGTTGATTATTTACGTTACTGTCGTGAAAGAATGCAGGAGATTCCGTGTGCCCTTGAATTTAGGCATCAATCATGGTTTATTGATCATTACCGACATAAAACGATACAGTTTATGATTCAAGAAGGTTGGATACATAGTATATGTGACGAACCCCAAGCAGGAGAAGGTTCAATTCCAACGATCCTTAATACAACAAATGAGCAAAAAACACTCGTCCGTTTTCATGGCCGTAATGTCCATGGCTGGAATAAACCTAGTTCTAGTAACTGGAGAGAAATTAGATATTTATACCGATATAATGATGTAGAGCTGGAGCAGTGGATAAAAAATCTACATCAACTGAAGAAGAATTCTGAAAATATATATGTGTTGTTTAATAATAATTCTGGGGGAGATGCAGCTGACAACGCCAAGCAGTTAATTTCAATGTTAGAGATACAATATAATGGTTTATCATCAAAACAGCTGGATTTATTTTAG